Part of the uncultured Cohaesibacter sp. genome is shown below.
TTGGTATCGGCATGGTTTTCCAGCATTTTTCCCTGTTTGACAGCATGACTGTCGTCGAGAATATCGCACTCGCTCTGCCCAAGGGACAGAAGATGGCCGAGCTTTCCCGACGGATCGAGCAAGTCAGCGTCGAATATGGTCTGCCTCTCAAATCGAACAGCCTGGTGGCTGATCTTTCGGTTGGCGAGCGCCAGCGGATCGAGATCGTCCGCTGTCTGTTGCAAGACCCGCAGCTGATTATCATGGACGAGCCGACTTCCGTGCTGACGCCGCAGGAAGCCGAACTGCTTTTCAAAACCCTTTTGAGACTGGCAGGTGAGGGGCGTTCGATCCTCTACATCAGCCATCGCCTCGAAGAGGTCAAACGCATTTGCGATACCGCCACCATCCTGCGTCATGGCAAGCTCGTTGCCCATTGCACTCCATCCGAAGAAACCGCTTCTTCACTTGCCAGCCTGATGGTCGGCACCAGCGTCAAGACCGTGCAGCGCGACAAGGTGGACTTTTCCGACGCGCCGGTTCTGCTGCGCCTTGATCATCTCGATCTGCCAGCCTCAGGGCCGTTTGCCGTCGAACTCAATGGCATTTCTCTCGACCTCAAGGGCGGAGAAGTTGTTGCCATTGCCGGTGTTGCCGGTAACGGCCAGTCGGAACTGTTCGACGCCATCTCCGGCGAACGTGCAACGGCACTCGACTCGGTCATCATCGATGGTCACAGTGTCGGCAACAAGAGTATCACTGTGCGGCGCAAGCTCGGTGCGGCTTTCGTGCCGGAAGAACGCCTCAGTCATGCGGTCGTTCCCTCCTTGCGCCTGTCAGAAAACGTTTTGCTCACCCGACATGGATCGGAAGAGCCATCGATGATGCACAAGGGCGTGTTCATCAAGCGAACCAAATCCGGCAAGATCGGCCAGCGCATCGCCGAAAATTTCGATATCCGCAAGGGCGAACCAGACCCGCATGCCGGCAGTCTTTCCGGTGGCAACCTGCAGAAATTTGTCGTTGGTCGTGAGATCGACCGGTCGCCATCGGTGCTGATCGTCTCCCAGCCGACCTGGGGCGTGGACGCCGGGGCTGCGGCCCTCATCCGTCAGGCCCTGATCGATCTGGCGCGTGAAGGCTCCGCGGTTCTGGTCATTTCGCAGGATCTTGACGAGATTTTCGAAATCGCCGACCGCATCGCCGTCATCAACAAGGGCTCCCTGTCCGAGGCAAAACCGGTAGAAGACATGAGTCTGGAAAAGATTGGCCTGCTCATGGGCGGCGTTCATGGGGACGATGGCAGCATCGATATTCCGCCTGTGCCTGCAAACAATGGGGCAGCAGAAGATGGAGGCTCCAATGCGGCTTGAAATGCAAAAACGCCAGTCTGCATCCCAGGCGATGTCATTGCTTTCGCCAGTGTTGGCGATCATTCTGACACTCCTGACCGGTGCCCTCATGTTCGGGCTGCTCGGCTTCAACCCGGGCAAGGCGCTTTATGTCTACTTCGTTGAGCCGCTGTTAGACCCGTGGAGTCTGCAGGAACTGGTGGTCAAGGCCTCGCCGCTGATCCTCATCGCAGTTGGCCTGACGATCTGCTACCGCTCAAACAATTGGAACATTGGCGCTGAAGGCCAGTTCACCATTGGAGCGATCTGCGGTTCGGTCCTGCCGATCATGTTCCCGGATTTCCAGAACTACGCCGTCTTCCCGATCATGCTGGCCATGGGCGCCATCGGCGGTGCTCTGTTTGCCTACATTCCGGCGCTACTGAAAAACCGCTTTGCTACCAACGAGATCCTCACCAGTCTGATGCTGACCTATGTCGCACTGCTGCTGCTCGACTTCATCGTGCGCGGCCCGTGGAAGGATCCGGAGGGCTACAACTTCCCTGAAAGCCGTCTGTTCCATAGCTACGCGCAGGCTCCAAGCCTGTTTGAAGGTGGCCGCATGCATATCGGCGCCTTGTTTGCCGTTATCGCCGCAGTCGTGGTGTTTGTGTTGTTCATTCGCACCCTCAAGGGGTTCGAGATCAAAGTCATTGGCGAAACACCGAGGGCAGGAAACTTTGCCGGCTTCTCAAAGGAGCGCATGACCGTCTTCGCCTTCCTCGTGTCCGGTGCCCTCACAGGCCTTGCCGGTATCCTGGAAGTGTCCGGCCCGATCGGCCAGCTGCGCCCGACGATTTCTCCCGGCTACGGCTTCACTGCCATTATCGTTGCCTTTCTGGGGCGTCTCAACCCCATTGGCGCGATCTTTGCCGGGCTTTTGCTGGCACTGTCCTATCTCGGAGGCGAGGCTGCCCAGGTTGATCTTGGAATCTCGGAGAAGACGGCCAAGGCGTTCCAGGGCATCCTGCTGTTTTATGTGCTGGCCTGTGACACCCTCATTCACTATCGTATCCGCATCGTCTTCAGCAACAAGACGCAGGTAAAAGAGGTCGCATGATGGATTTTGCTGATGCCTTGCTGGTCTCTATCGTAACCGCATCCACGCCACTGTTGCTGGCAGCTATCGGCGAGCTGGTCGTTGAACGGTCTGGCGTGCTGAACCTCGGCGTCGAGGGCATGATGATCATGGGGGCCGTCTGCGCCTTTGCAACGTCCCTGACGACCGGCAACCCGTATCTGGGCATCGTCGCCGGTATCCTTGGCGGAGCGGCCATGTCGTTGCTTTTTGCCTTCCTGACACTCGGGCTGGTGGCCAACCAGTATGCGACGGGGCTTGCGCTCAGTCTGCTCGGCCTTGGCTTTTCAGGTATGATCGGCGAGAACTATGTCGGTACTCCGGGCGTCAAACTGCCAACGCTGGACATTCCCGTGCTTTCAGACCTACCGGTGGTGGGGGACGCGCTGTTCAATCAGGATATCCTGTTCTATGTGGCGATCCTTCTGGTAGTTTTCGTCAGCTGGCTGCTGTTCAAGAGCCGTTGGGGTCTGATCCTGCGCGCCGTTGGTGAAAACCACAATTCGGCTCACGCACTTGGCTATAACGTCAATCGCGTTCGCCTCTATGCCGTGTTGTTCGGCGGCGTCTGCTCGGGACTTTCCGGAGCCTATCTGTCGCTAGTCTACACCAATCTCTGGATCGAGAACATGACGGCTGGCCGTGGCTGGATCGCGCTGGCACTCGTGGTGTTCGCCTCGTGGCTGCCATGGCGAACCATTGCCGGGGCCTATCTGTTCGGCGCCGTGTTGATCCTGCAGTTCCATGCGCAGGGCGCGGGCTGGGAAGTTCCGTCCCAGCTGCTGTCGGCCCTACCATATCTTGCAACAATCGTTGCGCTTGTATTCATTTCCCGCAACCGTACAGTTGCACGGGTCAATACTCCTTCCTGTCTGGGACAATCCTTTGTTCCAGACCGCTGATGACCAATAGCTGGTCATCCTCTGTCATTCAGATGGCAGCAACAAACATTGCCCTGATTTTCAAAAGCAGGGCATTGAAAAAGCAAGCAAGACTCAGAACATGATCCGAAACCCGGGTCACGCAATGAAAGAGGGATGCAACAAATGCGTAAACTATTCGCAGCGGCAGCAGCCGTCGCTCTGGGCCTGACCGCCTCTTTGGGCGCACAGGCTGCTGACAAAACCAAAGTCGGTTTCGTCTACGTCGGTCCGGTCGGTGACATGGGCTGGTCCTACCAGCACGATCAGGGCCGTCAGGCTATCGAAAAGAAATTCGGCGACAAGGTTGAAACCACCTTCGTCGAAAGCGTATCCGAAGGCCCGGATGCCGAGCGCGTCATCGAAAAGCTGGCTCGCGCTGGCAACAACATCATCTTCACCACGTCCTTTGGCTACATGAACCCGACCCTTAAGGTCGCTGCCAAATATCCGGATGTGAAGTTCGAGCATGCCACTGGCTACAAGCGTGCAGACAACGTCTCCACCTACGGCGCACGTTTCTATGAAGGCCGTTACATTCTCGGCCAGATTGCTGCCAAGATGACCAAGACCAAGACCATTGGTTACATCGGCGCAACCCCGATTCCTGAAGTCGTTCGCGGCATCAACTCCTTCATGCTCGGCGCACAGTCCATCGATCCTGAGCTCAAGGTCAAGATCATCTGGATCAACAGCTGGTTCGACCCGGGCAAGGAAGCAGACGCTGCCAAGGCTCTCATCGACCAGGGCGCCGACATCCTCGTACAGCACACCGACTCCGCAGCTCCTTTGCAGGTTGCAGCTGAACGCGGTGTTCTGGGCTTCGGTCAGGCTTCCGACATGATCAAGTTTGCTCCGAAGAACCAGTTGACCGCCATCGTCGACCATTGGGACGAATATTACATTTCCCGCGTACAGGCTGTCATGGACGGTACCTGGAAGTCTGAAGACACCTGGGGTGGCTTCGACAAGGAAATGGTTCACATGGCTGAATTCACCAACATGCCGGAAGACGTAGCCAAAATGGCTGCTGAAACCGAAGCCAAGATCAAGTCTGGTGAACTGCATCCGTTCAAGGGCCCGATCTACAAGCAGGACGGCACGCTGGTTGTCAAAGAGGGTGAAACCCTTGACGACGGCACCCTGCTTGGCATGAACTGGTATGTCAAAGGCATCGACGGCAAAGTGCCGGAATGATAACGCCTTAGCCTGAAACATCGGCTTGAATCCGTCTCCTCCGAACGATCGTTTCGGAGGAGATTTTTTTGCAAAAGGGTCTGCTTTTCGCAGCACCGCCCCTAAAATACGGCCAGACAAGACCATAGGATTGGCCCTTATACATTAGAACTAGTACATTGCACTGGTACACTTGACTTATTGCAATTTCTACCTGCTTGGAGCAATATGTCCCTCGTTGATATTTTATCACCAGAAGTTTCCAGGGCAGCAATCCAGGAGCCGATGTATTTGGGGGACCCGTTCTAAAGATTGTTGTCAATGAGGTCCAGCCAATCGGTCGGGCCTCATTTTTTTTGTAGCTGCCAAATATTTCCACGCTGTCACCTTGCGCCTGCCGATAGCCGGCTTTTCCTGTCTTAAAGACTCGGCAAGCCTGTCGATCTGCCGATTGGCGCTTCAAAAAAATCCGGCCACAGTCAGCGACTGCAACCGGATGCGTATCCTTGGATAGTTGACAAGCGGATGACCAGGTCAGATCCGCTTTTCCGTTTCCGGATCGAAGACATTGGCCCGCTTCATGTCGATCGCGCAATTGAAGTGATCGCCGATCTCCACTTCGATGGTGTTGTTGATCCGGGCCAGAACAGAATTGATCCCCCACTTGATGTGACAAAGGGTGTCTGCCCCCGTTGGCTCGACTACGTCGACAACACCAGTCACCACTTCATGGCCGTCCTTCACCGGTTCCTCGGTGTAACTGATATTCTCGGGACGGATACCGATGATGGCTTCCTTGCCGACATAGGCTGACAGATCGGAATCGTAGCCCTTGAGCGACAGATCCAGGGTTGGGCCGGAGGCGTCTCTGGTCAGGGGCACATGGGCGATGATGTCATCGTCGGTCTTTTCCAGACGGCTCTTGAGAAAGTTCATCGGCGGCGACCCGACAAGGCTGGCGATGAACACATTGGCAGGCTTGTTGTAGATCTCGGCCGGGGTCGCATACTGCTGCACGATCCCGTCCTTGAGGATCGCGATCCGGTCGGCAAGTGTCATGGCCTCGATCTGATCGTGGGTTACATACACGATCGTTGCATTGAGCTCCTTGTGCAGGCGCTTGATTTCTGTCCGCATTTCCAGCCGCAACTTGGCGTCAAGGTTGGAGAGCGGTTCATCAAACAGGAAGATTTCCGGCCGCCGAACCAGTGCGCGTCCCATGGCCACACGCTGACGCTGACCTCCGGAAAGCTGCGCCGGCTTGCGATCCATCAGGTGATCGATCTGCAGCATCGTGGCCACTTCAGAGACCAGCTTGTTGCGTTCCTCCTTGGGAATACCGCGCATTTCCAGCCCGAACGCAATGTTCTTCTCAACGGTCATGTTGGGATAGAGCGCATAGGACTGGAAGACCATCGCAATATCGCGGTCTTTCGGATGAACATCGTTTACCACCCGATCTCCGATGAGAATTTCCCCTTCGGTGATGCTTTCAAGGCCAGCAATCATGTTGAGCAGTGTGGATTTGCCACAGCCCGACGCACCAAGCAGCACGAGGAATTCACCATCCTTCAGATCAAGAGACACATCCTTGATCACCTCGACCGACCCAAAGCGTTTGACCGCATTTCTGATAGACAGGGATGCCATGCTGATTACTCCTTATCCTTTAACCGAGCCTGCGGTCAGGCCACGCACGAAATACCGACCGGCAACGATATAGACCAATATCGTTGGAGCTGCCGTTATCAGGGCCGCAGCCATGTCTACGTTATACTGCTTGACCCCGGTGGTCGTATTGACAAGATTGTTGAGGGCGACCATCAGCGGCTGTGATCCCCCCGTGGTGAAGCTGACCCCAAACAGGAAATCGTTCCAGATCTGGGTGAACTGCCAGATCACCGCCACCACGATGATGGGTGGCGAGATCGGTAGCAGGATGCGGAAGAAGATCGTGAAAAATCCCGCCCCGTCGATTGTCGCAGCCCGGATCAGTTCGTCCGGGATCGTCACATAATAATTTCGGAAGAACAGGGTGGTGAAAGCCAGCCCATAGACCGAATGCACCAGAATGAGGCCGTAGACGGTGTTGGTCAGCCGAAGAATGCCAAGGGTTTGCGCCATTGGCAGGATGACCACCTGAAACGGCACGAAACAGCCGAACAGGATCAGCGCAAAGATCACATTGCTGCCCCGGAAGCGCCATTTCGTCAGCGTGTAGCCGGTGAGGGCCCCCAGCATCGTCGAGAACAGCACCGCAGGCACCACCATCATCACGGAGTTCCAGAAATAGGGCTTCAACCCTGAACACTGGACCCCGATGCAAGCTTCGTTCCACGCATGGGTCCATGCGGTGAAATTCAGCTCGTGGGGCAGGGCCAGAAGCGAACCGCCGCGTATTTCCTCGAGATTCTTGAGCGAAGTACTGATCACCACATAGGCGGGCATCAGGAACCACAGACAGAACAATAACAGGATGGTCCAGATCAACAGCCGCCCGACCCAATGGAACGATGAGTTTTCGGGTCTTACGATATCCAGATTAGACATTTTTTGACCCCCGCAGTTCCGAATAGAGATAAGGCACCATGATTGCCACGACCGTGGCCAGCATGATGATGGCCGACGCCGCACCGACACCGATTTCATTCCGCCGGAAGGTCATTTCATACATGAAGTTCGCAGGCAGCGTCGAAGAGTAGCCCGGACCGCCATTGGTCAGTGCCACGACAAGGTCGAAACTCTTGATCGCCAGATGCGAGAGGATGACGACAGCGCTCATGAACACCGGCCGCATGGAGGGCAGAATGATCCGCAGATAGATCTTGGCAGTCGATGCCCCGTCGAGACTGGCCGCCTTGATGATGTCCTGATCGACACTGCGCAGGGCCGACAGGAACAGCGCCATGACAAAACCGGACGACTGCCAGACTGCGGCCATGACGAGCGCATAGACAGCCATGTTCTGGTCAACGATCCAGCCAAAGGAAAAGGATTCCCACCCCCATGACCGCACCACGGTTTCCAGCCCGAGAGACGGGTTCATGATCCATTTCCAGGCCGTCCCCGTGATGACGAAGGAAATTGCCATCGGATAGAGATAAATGGTCCTGATCGCGCCTTCGATGCGTATGCGCTGGTCGAGCAGAATGGCGAGCAGAACCCCGATGATGATCGAGACGAGGATGAATGTTGCGCCAAAGATCAGAAGGTTGGTGAAGGCAACGTTCCAGCGGTCCATCTGGAACAGACGCTCATACTGACGCAACCCGATAAGGTCGTAATTGGGCAGCATCCTCGATTTCGAAAACGAGATATAGGCCGTCCAGATGATGAATCCATAGACAAACAGCAGAATTGCCAGAAAGCCGGGAGCGATAACAATCTTGGGCATCCAGCGTTCCAGCCTGTCCGCCATTCGCGCCGCAACACTAGCCATTTGGGCTCTCCTTTCTAGTTCAGAGGCCAGACCCCATTCCGTTTCCAAGCATTAGACAGGATTGGACAGCCCCTTTGGTCGGTTGAGCCGACCGCAACAAGCGGTCGGCTCCAGGCCAGAAAGCTGCTATTTGGCGAGATTGATCGCTTCAATCAGTTTCTTGGTTGCTTCTTCAGAGCTCATGTCAGAGTTGAAGTGAGCCGTAACCACGTCAAGGAAAGCACCGCGAACGGCACCGGCCTGAGCGATTTCGTGGGCTACAGAACCAACCAGCGTATTGTTCTTGGCAGCGGCCGTCATGTCTTCCATGGATTTGATGGCACAGGCATCAAACTTGTCCATGGGAACGTCCATGCGGGCAGGGATGGACCCCTTGTAAAGGTTGAAGGTTTCCTGGAATTCCTTGCCAAGAATAAGCTCTGCGAGCAGGGCTTGACCCTCTTTCTTGTCTTCGCCCTTCACATTGAACATGGCAAAGCTGTCGGAGTTCAGGATATAGCCGCCCTCAGATGGTGTTGGCGCGCAAATATAGTCAACGCCAGGCTTCTTGCCGGCAGCCGCAAATTCACCCTTTGCCCAGTCGCCCATGATCTGCATGGCCGCTTCGCCGCGCATGACCATGGCAGTGGCGAGGTTCCAGTCGCGTCCCGGATAGTCCGGATCGACATAATCGCGCATCTTGCGCATCTGATCGAAGACCTTGACCATGGTCGGAGAGCCAAGAGCTTCCTCATCAAGATCAACCATGGCCTTCTTGTAGAAGTCCACGCCGCCGATGCCCAGAACAACAGTTTCGAAAACGGTTGCGTCCTGCCATGGCTGCCCACCATAGGCCAGAGGCACGATCCCGGCGGCTTTCAGCTTGTCGGCGGTTGCGTTGAATTCATCCCAGGTCTTCGGCACGTCAGCACCGACCTTGGCAAGCACTTCCGGATTGGCCCAGATCCAATCCACACGGTGGACGTTGACCGGAACGGCGACATAATGGCCGTCATACTTGACCACGTCCTTGATGGCCTGTGGCAGGATGTCATCCCATTTCTGGGCGGTAGCCACTTCGGTCAGATCACCAAGAGCACCGGCGGCTGCCCATTCGGCAATATTCGGCCCCTTGATCTGCACAGCGGCTGGTGGATCCCCCGCCAGAACGCGCGAACGCAGAACGGCCGCCTGAGCATCCCCGCCGCCACCGGCGACCGGAGCGTCGATCCATTTGCCGCCACGTTTCTCAAATGCCTGTTGCAATTCCTTGATGGCTTTGGCTTCGCCACCGGATGTCCAGTAGTGCAGGACTTCGGCGACAGGTTCGGCCTGTGCGGCCAGAGGCATAGCGGCCAACGCTATTGCGCCCATCAGGGCGAGCTTCAAAGATTTCATTTTTTCCTCCCAAGATAAAATGAAAACAAATATGCAATATCATAGTAAAATGGAATCTCGGACGACAGCAGCAGGTTTTTGTAAGTTTTTGTATCAGAAAACGTGATTGCAACCGTCAAATGTTACAAATTGTAACATTCTCGCTCTTGTTGAACAAAACGGATTATTCAAGAGTATAATAAGGGAGGAACAGGGGTGCAACGTATTCACATCATCGAAGATGATCCCGAGATTTCGTCTCTGTTGTCATCATATCTGGATGCGCGCAATTTTCAATGCGTTGTGTCTGAATCCGCAGAAGTCGCCTACAGGCGCGGCAATGTGCTGTTCGATCTGCTGATTGTCGACCTGATGCTGCCCGGAGAGAGTGGCCTCGACTTCTGCAAGAAGGTTCGGGCAACGTCCCGCATTCCCATCATCATACTGTCGGCGGTCAAAGGCGATACCGAGCGAATCATCGGTCTTGAACTGGGTGCCGATGACTATATGGAAAAGCCGTTCAACCCGCGTGAGCTGCTGGCCCGCATCAATGCGCTGTTGCGGCGGACCGGCCCGGGCGAGCGGTCGGCGACGACGGGCAAACTCACCTTTGACGGCTGGCTGCTGGATCTGACCAACGAACAATTGCACGCGCCGGGCAACCTGCTGGTCCCGCTCAGTACGCGAGAATACGCCGTGCTGTCCATTCTGGTACATGCCTCGCCCAATCCGGTTTCCCGAGACGAATTGGCCCAGCTGCTCATTGGTCACGACATCGAACCGGGCGACAGGCGCATCGACATTCTGGTCAGTCGCCTGCGCAAGAAAATCACTGATGTTGACAACAACGCCCAGTTCATCCGCACCGTCCGCAATCAGGGATACAAGTTCTGTTCCGAAATCGAATCCTCGGGAGGGGTGTCCCGGGATTTGAAGTTCAATCTCTAGAAAGACCGCAAGACCATGTGGCAATTCATCCTGTCGATCTTTCCTCGCAGTCAGGCTGCCCGCATCGCAACGATGATGTCCCTTGCCTTCGTTGCAGGGATCGGGACGACATGGATCGTGGTCGAAACCTATCTGGTCCGCCGCAACGAGATCACCATCGCCGAAATGACCGGCGGGCGCTTGTCCCAGATCATCGAGCAATGCATAGAAACTGCCACTTTCAACGAAAATTCGTGCAATAGCGAGGAGCAACCCTACAGCTTTCAGATGCTCGATAGCTTCCCAAAGGAGACAGACAGCTATGTGTCGCCGCTGATCCTAACGCTCAATGAAAAGCGGATCCGGGCTGCTGTGCGGTTCACGGCAACGCCGCCTCTGCCAGGACTTCTGAGTGCCAAGCGGCATAGCACCAGCCTGCAGGAAGACAGCATCTACAATCCGACCCTCCAGAGCCAGGGCGGGGATCAGTTCCCCAATGCAACCATTCCGGCCGCCGTGCGCATGTCGTCTCTCTCGCAAGCCATCGCCCGACAGGATATCGACGCGACGCTCTATATTTTCGGAGAGAATGATCAGGTCATGGCAATCAGCTCACCAAAGCTCTGGCGGGTGCGCGTATCCGAAACCCAAGGGGCCTTCATGACGCTGTTCCTTGCTGTCCTCATCCTGTCGGTCAGCTATCCCTTTTCCAACACGCTGATGGCACCTTTCAGAAAGCTCAGCAACGGCACCAAATTCACGCGCAAGTCTCTTGGGCGCTTCACGCCAACTGAGGCATTGGCTATTCAGGACAACATGCGAGAGATGGTCAAGCGGTTCGACCGGGACCGGGAGCGTCAACTTCTGGGCCTTGCGGCGATTTCCCATGATTTGCGTACGCCGGTAACGCGCATGCTGCTGCGCACCGAGATGATCAAGGAGGACGACATCAGGGAGCGCTTTGC
Proteins encoded:
- a CDS encoding ABC transporter ATP-binding protein translates to MTSAPLLEAEGITKRFGTLLANDAVDLVVQPGEIHALLGENGAGKSTLVKILYGSLEPTAGQINWKGKEVRLKDPAEARKLGIGMVFQHFSLFDSMTVVENIALALPKGQKMAELSRRIEQVSVEYGLPLKSNSLVADLSVGERQRIEIVRCLLQDPQLIIMDEPTSVLTPQEAELLFKTLLRLAGEGRSILYISHRLEEVKRICDTATILRHGKLVAHCTPSEETASSLASLMVGTSVKTVQRDKVDFSDAPVLLRLDHLDLPASGPFAVELNGISLDLKGGEVVAIAGVAGNGQSELFDAISGERATALDSVIIDGHSVGNKSITVRRKLGAAFVPEERLSHAVVPSLRLSENVLLTRHGSEEPSMMHKGVFIKRTKSGKIGQRIAENFDIRKGEPDPHAGSLSGGNLQKFVVGREIDRSPSVLIVSQPTWGVDAGAAALIRQALIDLAREGSAVLVISQDLDEIFEIADRIAVINKGSLSEAKPVEDMSLEKIGLLMGGVHGDDGSIDIPPVPANNGAAEDGGSNAA
- a CDS encoding ABC transporter permease; amino-acid sequence: MRLEMQKRQSASQAMSLLSPVLAIILTLLTGALMFGLLGFNPGKALYVYFVEPLLDPWSLQELVVKASPLILIAVGLTICYRSNNWNIGAEGQFTIGAICGSVLPIMFPDFQNYAVFPIMLAMGAIGGALFAYIPALLKNRFATNEILTSLMLTYVALLLLDFIVRGPWKDPEGYNFPESRLFHSYAQAPSLFEGGRMHIGALFAVIAAVVVFVLFIRTLKGFEIKVIGETPRAGNFAGFSKERMTVFAFLVSGALTGLAGILEVSGPIGQLRPTISPGYGFTAIIVAFLGRLNPIGAIFAGLLLALSYLGGEAAQVDLGISEKTAKAFQGILLFYVLACDTLIHYRIRIVFSNKTQVKEVA
- a CDS encoding ABC transporter permease — encoded protein: MDFADALLVSIVTASTPLLLAAIGELVVERSGVLNLGVEGMMIMGAVCAFATSLTTGNPYLGIVAGILGGAAMSLLFAFLTLGLVANQYATGLALSLLGLGFSGMIGENYVGTPGVKLPTLDIPVLSDLPVVGDALFNQDILFYVAILLVVFVSWLLFKSRWGLILRAVGENHNSAHALGYNVNRVRLYAVLFGGVCSGLSGAYLSLVYTNLWIENMTAGRGWIALALVVFASWLPWRTIAGAYLFGAVLILQFHAQGAGWEVPSQLLSALPYLATIVALVFISRNRTVARVNTPSCLGQSFVPDR
- a CDS encoding BMP family ABC transporter substrate-binding protein, producing the protein MRKLFAAAAAVALGLTASLGAQAADKTKVGFVYVGPVGDMGWSYQHDQGRQAIEKKFGDKVETTFVESVSEGPDAERVIEKLARAGNNIIFTTSFGYMNPTLKVAAKYPDVKFEHATGYKRADNVSTYGARFYEGRYILGQIAAKMTKTKTIGYIGATPIPEVVRGINSFMLGAQSIDPELKVKIIWINSWFDPGKEADAAKALIDQGADILVQHTDSAAPLQVAAERGVLGFGQASDMIKFAPKNQLTAIVDHWDEYYISRVQAVMDGTWKSEDTWGGFDKEMVHMAEFTNMPEDVAKMAAETEAKIKSGELHPFKGPIYKQDGTLVVKEGETLDDGTLLGMNWYVKGIDGKVPE
- a CDS encoding ABC transporter ATP-binding protein, coding for MASLSIRNAVKRFGSVEVIKDVSLDLKDGEFLVLLGASGCGKSTLLNMIAGLESITEGEILIGDRVVNDVHPKDRDIAMVFQSYALYPNMTVEKNIAFGLEMRGIPKEERNKLVSEVATMLQIDHLMDRKPAQLSGGQRQRVAMGRALVRRPEIFLFDEPLSNLDAKLRLEMRTEIKRLHKELNATIVYVTHDQIEAMTLADRIAILKDGIVQQYATPAEIYNKPANVFIASLVGSPPMNFLKSRLEKTDDDIIAHVPLTRDASGPTLDLSLKGYDSDLSAYVGKEAIIGIRPENISYTEEPVKDGHEVVTGVVDVVEPTGADTLCHIKWGINSVLARINNTIEVEIGDHFNCAIDMKRANVFDPETEKRI
- a CDS encoding carbohydrate ABC transporter permease, with amino-acid sequence MSNLDIVRPENSSFHWVGRLLIWTILLLFCLWFLMPAYVVISTSLKNLEEIRGGSLLALPHELNFTAWTHAWNEACIGVQCSGLKPYFWNSVMMVVPAVLFSTMLGALTGYTLTKWRFRGSNVIFALILFGCFVPFQVVILPMAQTLGILRLTNTVYGLILVHSVYGLAFTTLFFRNYYVTIPDELIRAATIDGAGFFTIFFRILLPISPPIIVVAVIWQFTQIWNDFLFGVSFTTGGSQPLMVALNNLVNTTTGVKQYNVDMAAALITAAPTILVYIVAGRYFVRGLTAGSVKG
- a CDS encoding sugar ABC transporter permease — translated: MASVAARMADRLERWMPKIVIAPGFLAILLFVYGFIIWTAYISFSKSRMLPNYDLIGLRQYERLFQMDRWNVAFTNLLIFGATFILVSIIIGVLLAILLDQRIRIEGAIRTIYLYPMAISFVITGTAWKWIMNPSLGLETVVRSWGWESFSFGWIVDQNMAVYALVMAAVWQSSGFVMALFLSALRSVDQDIIKAASLDGASTAKIYLRIILPSMRPVFMSAVVILSHLAIKSFDLVVALTNGGPGYSSTLPANFMYEMTFRRNEIGVGAASAIIMLATVVAIMVPYLYSELRGSKNV
- a CDS encoding ABC transporter substrate-binding protein — translated: MKSLKLALMGAIALAAMPLAAQAEPVAEVLHYWTSGGEAKAIKELQQAFEKRGGKWIDAPVAGGGGDAQAAVLRSRVLAGDPPAAVQIKGPNIAEWAAAGALGDLTEVATAQKWDDILPQAIKDVVKYDGHYVAVPVNVHRVDWIWANPEVLAKVGADVPKTWDEFNATADKLKAAGIVPLAYGGQPWQDATVFETVVLGIGGVDFYKKAMVDLDEEALGSPTMVKVFDQMRKMRDYVDPDYPGRDWNLATAMVMRGEAAMQIMGDWAKGEFAAAGKKPGVDYICAPTPSEGGYILNSDSFAMFNVKGEDKKEGQALLAELILGKEFQETFNLYKGSIPARMDVPMDKFDACAIKSMEDMTAAAKNNTLVGSVAHEIAQAGAVRGAFLDVVTAHFNSDMSSEEATKKLIEAINLAK
- a CDS encoding response regulator transcription factor, coding for MQRIHIIEDDPEISSLLSSYLDARNFQCVVSESAEVAYRRGNVLFDLLIVDLMLPGESGLDFCKKVRATSRIPIIILSAVKGDTERIIGLELGADDYMEKPFNPRELLARINALLRRTGPGERSATTGKLTFDGWLLDLTNEQLHAPGNLLVPLSTREYAVLSILVHASPNPVSRDELAQLLIGHDIEPGDRRIDILVSRLRKKITDVDNNAQFIRTVRNQGYKFCSEIESSGGVSRDLKFNL
- a CDS encoding ATP-binding protein, which translates into the protein MWQFILSIFPRSQAARIATMMSLAFVAGIGTTWIVVETYLVRRNEITIAEMTGGRLSQIIEQCIETATFNENSCNSEEQPYSFQMLDSFPKETDSYVSPLILTLNEKRIRAAVRFTATPPLPGLLSAKRHSTSLQEDSIYNPTLQSQGGDQFPNATIPAAVRMSSLSQAIARQDIDATLYIFGENDQVMAISSPKLWRVRVSETQGAFMTLFLAVLILSVSYPFSNTLMAPFRKLSNGTKFTRKSLGRFTPTEALAIQDNMREMVKRFDRDRERQLLGLAAISHDLRTPVTRMLLRTEMIKEDDIRERFANDLDSIHDLVEGALDFLSLHKNNEERHRFSLSSLITSLCDDYQDMELNVTFDSTQPIEIEGVASVFSVAASVELSTLTQGFMIGRPKQLRRALSNIIDNALKYGNYAKVSLGYDGSERTVITIVDGGPGIPSDQIEKVFLPFERGHEGHKTKGVGLGLSIANEIIRNHKGEMTLSNSNEGLRVEIKLPRDIFTN